From the Alternaria dauci strain A2016 chromosome 2, whole genome shotgun sequence genome, one window contains:
- a CDS encoding mitochondrial 37S ribosomal protein mS45: MPPRLRCSNFSTPAAPSQVTQCFIARPQPVSNPSRHSRQFSQTPCPQITLRRRKFYEWLNGPGRNLKEPIPGSTNYLGAYDKYGNLVRAGPGWRRDGDAKAAAATQPEQAGVEAKAEETTEATPAGQENLDDLEAAIQSGAAEEKENKKAGEKPDDNQLPPETAEDLRPFPLNQYFRSQPVLSEDLREAIWRRVKKDGATVSLASVEFGVSNERVGAVVRLKQMEKEWIAQGKTLALPYSKAVLSMLPTTPHIDPSLPQNKNKRPIPHEPINDLPVHPATRQQLFVPVAESRRFTREDAGKAFDNTLLPADARIPHPELVQAEREAEMGLPLEQRRKLAEQRFQLEQEKKRKEEKQKEEELRAMKVVPQRRWDFVFKDVSVEAAGRDGRGAAAAGWRYGVPHQDRKRGIPKIPTRVEA; encoded by the exons ATGCCCCCTCGGTTACGGTGTTCAAATTTTTCTACACCAGCCGCTCCATCACAGGTCACTCAGTGCTTCATTGCACGGCCGCAACCCGTCTCGAATCCGTCACGGCATTCGCGGCAGTTCTCACAGACACCGTGTCCACAAATCACATTACGGCGGCGGAAATTCTATGAGTGGCTCAATGGGCCTGGTCGGAACCTCAAGGAACCTATCCCAGGCTCGACAAACTACCTAGGAGCTTACGACAAGTATGGCAATCTAGTGCGTGCTGGTCCTGGATGGAGAAGGGACGGGGACGCAAAGGCTGCGGCCGCGACACAGCCAGAGCAAGCCGGCGTAGAGGCCAAGGCAGAAGAGACCACAGAGGCGACACCTGCAGGACAGGAGAACTTGGACGATCTAGAGGCAGCAATTCAGTCTGGTGCAGCTGAGGAGAAAGAGAACAAGAAGGCAGGCGAAAAGCCAGATGACAACCAGCTTCCGCCTGAAACGGCAGAAGACTTGCGGCCTTTCCCGCTCAATCAGTACTTCCGCAGCCAGCCAGTTCTCAGCGAAGACCTACGGGAAGCCATCTGGCGGAGAGTCAAGAAGGACGGGGCCACGGTATCGCTTGCTAGTGTCGAATTCGGCGTCAGCAATGAGCGTGTCGGCGCAGTGGTGCGATTGAAGCAGATGGAGAAGGAGTGGATAGCCCAG GGCAAAACACTTGCACTTCCCTACTCCAAGGCAGTGCTCTCCATGCTTCCCACAACCCCCCACATCGATCCCTCCCTCCCCCAGAACAAGAACAAACGGCCGATTCCACACGAGCCCATCAATGACCTGCCAGTACATCCCGCAACACGCCAGCAGCTTTTCGTGCCCGTTGCCGAGTCACGGCGCTTCACGCGAGAAGATGCCGGCAAGGCCTTTGACAACACACTCTTACCTGCCGACGCGCGCATCCCGCATCCAGAACTGGTGCAGGCAGAGCGCGAAGCTGAGATGGGGCTCCCATTGGAACAGCGCAGAAAGCTCGCAGAGCAGCGCTTTCAGCTAGAGCaggaaaagaagaggaaggaaGAGAAGCAAAAGGAAGAAGAGCTCAGGGCCATGAAAGTGGTGCCGCAGCGGAGGTGGGATTTCGTCTTCAAGGACGTCAGCGTAGAGGCTGCGGGCCGAGACGGAAGAGGAGCGGCAGCAGCTGGATGGCGGTATGGTGTGCCGCACCAGGACCGCAAGCGAGGCATTCCCAAGATTCCCACGCGGGTCGAGGCATAG